From the Patescibacteria group bacterium genome, one window contains:
- a CDS encoding PD-(D/E)XK nuclease family protein, whose amino-acid sequence MTLDYFKHKYGYEVEGVWMPRVTAITSLTSRPFFVGSYRSADWGNMVHSAIEKILKGEPHDGEKKIGPSLHAFEKWRRAHAVHITNPAADIECRVYDFENGYAGTIDMIAEVKGKRGIVDLKTGNGIRDEYSLQTAAYLNAYNKGALKKLQATTRWILRIDQYEECKGCFAKKKEKDGKERISGGNEWCNHQWSLPTGEAEFLELEGQEEDLKAFLAAKEVWEWYHRSFLRKVANYPKNSVQKVLI is encoded by the coding sequence ATGACTCTTGATTATTTCAAGCACAAGTATGGATACGAGGTGGAGGGCGTATGGATGCCAAGGGTGACCGCCATTACCTCGCTTACGTCCAGGCCTTTTTTTGTTGGAAGTTATCGTTCAGCCGACTGGGGGAACATGGTGCACTCTGCCATTGAGAAAATCTTAAAAGGAGAACCTCATGATGGTGAAAAGAAGATTGGGCCTTCCCTTCACGCTTTTGAGAAGTGGAGAAGGGCACACGCAGTACATATTACAAACCCCGCAGCAGACATTGAATGCAGGGTATATGACTTTGAGAACGGGTATGCAGGAACCATAGACATGATAGCTGAGGTTAAGGGGAAAAGAGGTATTGTAGATTTGAAAACGGGAAATGGCATAAGAGACGAGTATTCTTTGCAGACCGCGGCTTATCTTAACGCGTATAACAAAGGGGCCTTAAAAAAGCTGCAGGCTACTACAAGATGGATTCTCAGAATTGATCAGTACGAAGAATGCAAAGGATGTTTTGCAAAAAAGAAAGAAAAGGATGGGAAAGAGCGAATTTCCGGAGGAAATGAATGGTGTAATCATCAATGGTCTCTTCCAACCGGAGAAGCCGAGTTTCTGGAACTGGAGGGGCAGGAAGAAGACCTTAAAGCATTTCTGGCAGCAAAGGAGGTATGGGAATGGTACCACCGCTCCTTCTTGAGAAAAGTTGCAAACTATCCAAAAAACAGCGTGCAAAAGGTACTAATATGA
- a CDS encoding DNA helicase UvrD, translated as MRIVADFHIHSRFARATSKSINLENLDLWAKKKGILVMGTGDFTHPMWIKELKAELEPAEQGLQKRKGGGETRFVFSAEISCIYSKGGQVRKIHLLLLVPSLSAVEKINTQLSWIGNLRSDGRPILGIDAKEVVKIVLDADPSSLVVPAHAWTPWFSIFGSKSGFNSLRECFDEYTKYIYAIETGLSSDPAMNWRLSALDTITLLSNSDSHSLEKIGREVNVFDTELSYPAIREAIVKKDPKKFLFTVEFFPEEGKYHYDGHRLCNVSLSPEESKKQGNQCHVCKRPLTIGVLNRVAELADRPAFNKSSADKPEGAIPYKSLIPLQEIIADALHQGVGTKQGKTEYEKLILRFQTEFAVLLDAKAGELKEATLPEIAEGIVWAREGKVQIEPGYDGEFGKIKIFKDDEQKDSAIQKSLF; from the coding sequence ATGCGAATTGTTGCTGATTTCCACATTCACTCTCGTTTTGCGAGAGCCACCTCAAAGAGCATAAACCTGGAGAATCTTGACCTGTGGGCTAAAAAGAAGGGCATTTTAGTCATGGGGACTGGGGACTTTACCCACCCCATGTGGATTAAAGAGTTAAAGGCAGAGCTGGAGCCAGCAGAGCAGGGTCTGCAGAAAAGAAAAGGAGGAGGAGAAACAAGGTTTGTCTTTTCTGCTGAAATCAGCTGCATCTACTCAAAGGGAGGACAGGTAAGAAAGATTCATCTTCTTTTGCTTGTTCCCTCGCTTTCTGCGGTAGAGAAAATCAACACGCAGCTTTCATGGATAGGGAATCTAAGGAGTGACGGCAGACCCATCTTGGGCATTGATGCAAAGGAAGTGGTAAAGATTGTCTTGGATGCTGACCCCTCTTCTTTGGTAGTTCCGGCTCACGCTTGGACCCCCTGGTTTTCGATATTTGGGTCAAAATCGGGATTTAACTCGCTTAGAGAATGTTTTGATGAATATACCAAGTATATCTATGCCATTGAGACCGGGCTTTCCTCAGATCCCGCAATGAATTGGAGGTTGTCTGCGTTGGATACTATCACCCTGCTTAGCAATTCAGATTCACATTCCTTAGAAAAGATTGGAAGGGAGGTGAATGTTTTTGATACCGAACTAAGCTATCCTGCAATAAGGGAAGCTATTGTAAAGAAAGACCCAAAGAAATTTTTGTTTACTGTTGAGTTTTTTCCCGAGGAAGGAAAATACCATTATGACGGACACCGTCTATGCAATGTTTCCCTGAGTCCAGAAGAGTCAAAAAAACAAGGAAACCAATGCCATGTATGCAAGAGGCCTTTAACCATTGGGGTATTGAACCGAGTGGCGGAGCTTGCTGATAGGCCCGCCTTCAATAAATCTTCGGCGGATAAACCAGAAGGTGCAATACCGTACAAATCCCTCATTCCTCTACAAGAAATTATTGCAGATGCACTGCACCAAGGGGTTGGCACCAAGCAAGGAAAGACAGAGTATGAAAAGCTTATCTTGAGATTTCAAACCGAGTTTGCAGTGCTTTTAGATGCAAAGGCAGGGGAATTAAAAGAAGCAACGCTTCCTGAAATTGCAGAGGGCATTGTATGGGCGAGGGAAGGAAAGGTGCAAATTGAACCTGGGTATGACGGGGAGTTTGGCAAGATTAAGATTTTTAAAGATGACGAGCAAAAGGACAGTGCCATCCAAAAAAGTTTGTTTTGA